The region tcccctccatcaggaggcacaggaatgtgtccagatccCCAAGGGGCAGCTCTAAccctttcttctttcagtaCTAAATGCTGGCAGCTGTGACGAAAGGCTGTTCCTGGCAGcaccagctctggctgcagaagGGTAAATGCAAAGCAGCGCCCTCAGCAACTCCAGAACCCATCTCTGGGGATATGTGCCTCTGCTGATCTGAGTCCTCGGTGGGAAACAGGTTCTGAGCACTTCTGACTCCCAGACATGTGTTTGTGCCAGTTCCTTGGCTGCTGTTCCAGCTTCCTCAGTGGTACTTACGCCAGCGGTAACGCTCTGCAAAGATGAGGAGGCAAAAAGCAGAGCAGTGTCAGCACAGTGTGGGCTCAGGGACTGCAGGAGGGTGCATGGCCCAGCAGGAGCCTGACTGCAGCTCTGTTTATGTGCTGGAGAGCAAGCCCTGCTGGGGAAACCACCCAAACCCTGGTAAATCCTTCGTCAGTTATGAGTAAATGCAGGGAAGTGGGGCTTGGTGTTGCAACATCTCCTCACTCTGTTGTGCAAGGTTTAAAAGTGCTCCTCTGAGGGTTCCTGGTGCTTTCCAGGGAGCAGCTGTGAACCAGCAACTGTTACTGTCAACTGTATTAGCTCAGTTCCTCTCCCTGCCTAAGCCAGGTCAGAACACTCTTGCCCAAGCTCTGACAGTCCCAGTGAAGTGTTTAACTAACTTCAGAGCTTGAACTAACACCAATAGATCCTTTTAACTGCTGCAAAAGGAGGAGTTGcctgaaaggggaaaaagggaagaaggaaatcttaCTGATGTGCTGATAGTTCCAGCCATAGCTGAGGAGGCAGTATCCTGCCAGCAGCATGGAGAGCCCAGGTGCTCCACCCCTCCTCACGTTGATGTACTTCTCATAATAGCTGCTCCAGGCTGTTGGAACAGAAATGAAAGGGTCAAAAAATCAGCTGCAGGCCTTAGGAGTTTCCTTGGTTTCCACATAACGTTCCCAAGCCAAATGGTTTGGGTCTCTCTGTTCTCTACAAAGCCAAGTCTCCATCAGTGATGGCCCCCTGGGaccaggctgcagcaggtaAATCAGGGAAGTGGGGACAGTTCTGCCTCAGGAGGCAGAAACTCAGCCTCACCTCTCTGTACTCCTCCAAGCAGCCCCTGGGGTGTCAGGTTGCAGGTGGCCAACCAGGCaggcagctcccccagcctgACATCCATCAGCCGCCGCTGCGAGAGGGAACCTGGGGGTAAGAGCAGAGGGCAGGGTGAGCACAGAGCTGGAACCTGACACAGCTCAACTGACTTGGGCTTGGGactgggaaggaagagggaatTGTCTCTCCCACAAAGCTGTTGGCTCTGCCAGTCCAAACACGCAACAGCCTGTCTTAAACCCAAACACAAGTGTGAACTGTGGGTGCTGCAGGCTGGAGAGCTGGACAATCAACCTCCTTGGATCCTGCCTGGATCCCTTTCTGAGCAAGTCCAGCTCAGCAtttcccacccctcccctcccattCAGATGGGCCACTTCAGCCTGACACTGCAGCAAATCTCAGCACCAGAGACTTTTGTTTCTCACGTTACCTTGCTGTCCCTCTGAGAAACTGCCCTTTGGTGTCTTTGTTGTGATCTCCACGTCTTCCTGGACAGGCTTCCCTGGAAAAAGCCTCAGCCCATGATAATTAGGATGCAAGTCTGGAAACCACTCCAAGCCCATGGCACCTGCTGGCGTGCTCCTGCCAGAGGCCTGGGGGAGACAGATGGGTTGGCTTTGGGAGGTGTGGAGCAGAGACTGGTGCAGAGCCAGCTCCGTGTCCCTCCTCGCATTTGGGATGGGCTCAGGAGTTACAGCCAtctgcttcttcctctctgGAAGCTTTTCTGTGCTGGTTAGGTAATTTTTGGATGTCCCTCCGTGGTGACCTCCGAAGCCTTCTATCTCTGACAGATGGAGCTTCTTGGTATGCAAAGCACAGGGAGGGGCTTTATACTCCACACCAACTTGTAGgtacatctgctgctctcccgtCTCGCTTTCgcctctctcctcctgcaggggggcagcggggccgctc is a window of Colius striatus isolate bColStr4 chromosome 18, bColStr4.1.hap1, whole genome shotgun sequence DNA encoding:
- the MTNAP1 gene encoding uncharacterized protein C17orf80 homolog, whose product is MAATPPPPPGHELCPHCRRPFKRLRSHLPHCRAAPGPAPGPAAGTALGPRSGARPAAESSKRPPSRAAGRGVPGAGSQRGGAGPGPCPQPPEEPALRDAAAARDVPPEEVRDGPAALGRGAQPVMEKQRAGVMGDESGGSAPGSRRARRAAVDGPDPGRGAEHTNAAQPDPPQRVTALETGATEPGSAGAAGSVSASSQGGKGRRLKATKPPVAGAGAAGGCGSGPAAPLQEERGESETGEQQMYLQVGVEYKAPPCALHTKKLHLSEIEGFGGHHGGTSKNYLTSTEKLPERKKQMAVTPEPIPNARRDTELALHQSLLHTSQSQPICLPQASGRSTPAGAMGLEWFPDLHPNYHGLRLFPGKPVQEDVEITTKTPKGSFSEGQQGSLSQRRLMDVRLGELPAWLATCNLTPQGLLGGVQRAWSSYYEKYINVRRGGAPGLSMLLAGYCLLSYGWNYQHIKRYRWRKYH